In the Ictidomys tridecemlineatus isolate mIctTri1 chromosome 10, mIctTri1.hap1, whole genome shotgun sequence genome, GCGAGGTGTAATAATTAGATTTATTTAGCCTGGTGACAAATGAAGTAGCCATATATGGATATCACAACATTATATCAGCTATTACTAACAGGGACGATACTTATGaggacatattatatataatataaggcATGGGACATCATATTTTCAgctttctttcaaataaaaattgaataaactTTCCTATTTTATATTAGATAAGTAAATTATGCTAGCTGTGTAGAAAATTTTGTAAATGCTTTGGCAGATACAATCCTTTGCGTGTCccatctaataaaattttaaaagttgtatttatTAAGAGACAAGCTTTATCATTGTCTCTGATTTGAGTAGAATAATGGTTTAATGTTAGTGATGTTTCTGCTTGGGTCCATCAAAACAACTTAGTTACATGGCTAGATGCATCTTTAACCATTGAAACCCTAGTACAGTTTCTACATAATTACAAGCCTGGCATATACATAGTTTTGGATGgtttttgtttaaaacaaaagagCTCATCCCAGAGTTTGAGACAAATAATTAAACTAATTCTACTTAGCTCCAAAGTATTAATTAATTGTCCAAATattctacaaatgaaaaaaaaatttcaccatAAAATGTTACactttgtgaataattttaatcTGGTATAAAGATTTCTTTCATCTCATTTATCcacttcctttaaaataaatcataatttataattgttagatgtatctatacataaatatatattaaagaccAAAGATATATGTCTAAAAATCTCTTAAATCTCCTGGAATTTATACTGAAAAAAGTCACTTAAATCTGCTAAAACTATACTTCCCTTATTGCATAGAAATTGGACTtggctttacatttttaatatactttactttttcttcagatatgaaattcattttcttgaattGGGACTTTCTTTTATTGAGTCACTTATGTATATCTGGTAAATAAGATATACATAATTCACGAAGTTTTTGTTAAATGTTATACAGTAAATTGAGATACACGTTTTGGTTCactaaccaaaaaaacaaaactgaagagtGGCTGGGAAGTCCTTCCCTCCGTGCATAACCTCCACAGCTTTCTCCTCCCCAGAGCCCACCTGCAGCCACCCACCTTCCTGTCTCTCCAGTCAGCCCATCCCTCTCCCCCCACAAGCACACACAGCACCACCCACCTCCTCACACTCCTCCCTGGAAACCCGAGTGTTCCAGCCCATGGAGCAGATGAACTGATAGCGCAGTTTGTGGAACAGGGGACGCTGGGCATAGCTCGTCCCGTAGAGGAAATGAAAGATGCCTTGTTTAGGAGCCTGGTTGTCCTCCTCCATGTCATTGGCCAGGTAGCTGGGGAAAGAAACCAGGTTGCTCTTTAGAGGCACAACCAAGAAGGACCTCCCCTTGGAGTCAGCTTCCCAAAATGGACTCCCAGAGGACCATCTTCAGACAAGACTGCACCAGCCCTATTAATTGTTACGGAGGACCACACCTTGGTCCAGAGGACTCTGCCAGACACACACCTTCTGAAGGACTCCAATCTTTTTCTAGAAAGCACTGAGCAACACAGTTGTGGGAGAGGCCTAAGGGGTGGTTGGACCCATCTTGGAAGGATTTTCAGGGGGTGTGTAGAAAGAGCCACAAATGTGAGAAGACTCCTGTATGAAGAACCAGAGGGGACCACCCTACACTGGACCTGTGCCAGGCTGGGAATTGGGCATCTGTCTTGGAAATCCAGAGGCAGAAAACAGAGCAATGTTGGTATAgatacaggaaggaagagcagtcAGATGTGGCTGCACCTCCAGTCTCTCTGCCAGGGACAGGAGGTGCCCATGCTTTCCTCCACTCCACTCAGGTGGGCTTTGGGTTTCCTTGGTTTCCTTGACTCTTTAACAACTGGCCTTTGGGGAGCATGTGTGTTTGCTTTGACTAGGGAagtgtggaaaagaaaaacaaactatacTGCAGTGCTGTGATCTCGTGTACACGGAGCAAACAGGACAAAGAggctaaaagtaaaagaaaggtgagtgcccctctgctcccctcctaCCCTCCCAGGTAGTGAGTCCTGATTGATGAAGGAGACCAAATACTCACAGGGCCAGAAAGAAGTGGATTCGTCGGTACTGCCAGGAGAAGAGGCCAGCTCGGCTAAAATAAGCTATGACCATAGCCAGGAGGTACtgatggagagagaggaaaaacacaGAGAGAGGTCACATcctggaagaggaggaaagaggggacAGAGGAAtgggagtctggggtgaagagtGCCCCTGAGAGAAGGTCGCCAAGTAAGGAGACCTGCTGGTTTGGGGAAGGACCTGTGACAGTCTGAGCAGTCGGGGGAAGAGGAGGCTTAGTGTGTACTGTAGGATCAGCTCTAATGGGATCTTTTGAGGAAAGGCATGTAGGTGAGCTGGGTGAGGAGGGTCTTGGGTAAGCTGGAGAATGGGGCGTCCCAAGAAGTGCAAAGAGGAGAGGAGCCCAGAACCTCAGGTGACAATAAGCAAAAGGGGGTAGCCATGCAAGACTGTGGACTTGGGCTTGAAGCCCAAAGCACCCCAAGAAGAAGCAAGGTCCACCTGTCCTCTCTGCAGGAAACTGCTAGGTCCTGAAGGGAGATGTGACAAGCCACAAAGGAGCCAGGACTTGGCACATTTTGTTGGCTCTACGtggaggcagagggaaggacCATGGGCCAGAAATCCCTCCTCATCCAGGCTGTGCTGGATCAGTAACACTGCCCAGTGGAGAACAACCTCACCTTGTCAGACACCCTCAGGTTCTTGTCCCAGGCCAGGAATCTTTTGACAACAGGATCCTCTGTGAGCAGAACAGTGATGTTAGTTAGGAACCAGAAGGGGCTTCAATGGGAGAtagagggcagagaggagaacAGGACCTCCCTTGGAGAAGGTGTGGGATTGTTGCCCAATAGAGGTGGCTAGGAAGAGATCAGGAACATTCCTGGGAAAGTTGCTTAGACCTGAGACCTCCCACCAGGGAAACAACTGAGTGAGGGTTTGTGTAACAGAAAGGTATCTGTATGAGTAAGAGCTTCTAGTAAACTGTGGGGGCCCATCATCCCCCCAAAATACACCACCTTACAACCAGAGTTATTAAGTCATTTCTCATTAGATAGTTACAACAGCGTGAACATGGTCCTGTTAACCACCTCTCAGGGAGGATGAAATGTATTACAGCCATAATGTCTGCAATCAGTGAGGACAATTGAAACCAAGCTCTGTGATCCCAAGCAGGGTCATTTTTCAGGTGTAATGTAATCATCCATCATCTAAGAGTTTCACAGAGTCCTCCAGGAATGGGGATCTCAGGGATAGCAGGGCTCTATGGAAAAGTGCAGAGGCTGTAAGTTCCTTCTTTGTGTAAAGAAAGGATTGGAGGGCGCTACCTGGGTGTCTCCCTACCTAGAAGCCGGTTGAAAACCTCATGGTGTTCTGGTTGCACCAAGTCTATGCGctgttttttgagttttattttgtggtcACACAGTGACTCCACATCCCAGGGGTGATTTAGCCCACTTTCCAGATCCTCCAGCTCATGCTCAGATTCAGTGGaggactctctctttctctttatgccAGTGGTCTCAGGCAGGAGTCCAGATTCTACCCAGAGTGCAGAATCAAAAATC is a window encoding:
- the LOC144367436 gene encoding speedy protein E4A-like, which produces MVIAYFSRAGLFSWQYRRIHFFLALYLANDMEEDNQAPKQGIFHFLYGTSYAQRPLFHKLRYQFICSMGWNTRVSREECEEIQAYDPELWVWGRDRALLA